The following coding sequences are from one Lolium rigidum isolate FL_2022 chromosome 6, APGP_CSIRO_Lrig_0.1, whole genome shotgun sequence window:
- the LOC124660287 gene encoding uncharacterized protein LOC124660287: MVQDHANNHHHLQQQLAKYGGAGGNGNSIAGPGPGVSATGVARASRKNKPKKIPQRGLGVAQLEKLRIEEQKKMGGSGTATATPSSHALNGGGLCQLPTLHHLPPPAPPLSALSRPATDGGAHCGFRPVLWSPVDPMKQPYKRSLCPQPPLPMVTTGLSLTAPSSHPTEPPSNQMYRSSTSSMAALAPTEEEIRETAGVDRSWPFMFEGMAAFRSTSKALPPPPPVPTFAIRTASDSGLADASPDLSRYEFRATNYFSGSAYPNCSDWTSELAHRKDAGHGRDAALLTLSSRPPHLIKQPHVAPSMHSPEYRDFSASAMPSQASQNQAASSSSQPFYTFLPVGPVRGERAQSECKTDMPEGSVDLELKLWQG; this comes from the exons ATGGTGCAGGACCACgccaacaaccaccaccacctgcaGCAGCAGCTGGCCAAGtacggcggcgctggcggcaacggCAACAGCATcgccggccccggccccggcgttTCGGCCACAGGCGTGGCGCGGGCGTCGAGGAAGAACAAGCCCAAGAAGATCCCGCAGCGCGGCCTCGGCGTGGCGCAGCTCGAGAAGCTCCGCATCGAGGAGCAGAAGAAGATGGGAGGGTCAGGGACAGCCACGGCCACGCCATCGTCTCACGCGCTCAACGGCGGTGGCCTCTGCCAGCTCCCCACGCTTCACCATCTTCCGCCACCGGCGCCACCACTGAGCGCTCTGTCGAGACCCGCCACCGACGGCGGCGCGCACTGCGGCTTCCGGCCGGTGCTCTGGAGCCCGGTGGATCCCATGAAGCAACCGTACAAGAGAAGCCTGTGCCCTCAGCCTCCACTCCCAATG GTGACCACGGGCCTGTCTCTGACGGCGCCGTCGAGCCACCCTACGGAGCCCCCTTCAAACCAAATGTACAGAAGCAGCACGAGCAGCATGGCGGCGCTGGCGCCGACCGAGGAGGAGATCAGG GAGACGGCCGGCGTGGATAGGTCCTGGCCCTTCATGTTCGAGGGGATGGCTGCCTTCAGGTCGACGAGCAaagcccttcctcctcctcctccggtgcccACTTTCGCCATCAGGACGGCCAGCGATTCTGGGTTGGCCGATGCTAGTCCTGACCTGAGTAGATACGAGTTCAGAGCAACTAATTACTTCAG TGGAAGTGCGTACCCGAATTGTTCAGACTGGACATCAGAGTTGGCTCACCGTAAGGATGCCGGCCATGGCAGAGACGCTGCCTTGCTCACCTTGAGCTCGCGGCCTCCACACCTCATCAAGCAGCCTCACGTGGCGCCATCAATGCACAGCCCGGAGTACAGAGACTTCAGTGCCAGCGCCATGCCATCCCAGGCAAGTCAAAAT CAGgcagcatcgtcgtcgtcgcagCCATTCTACACCTTCCTCCCGGTCGGTCCGGTTCGTGGCGAGAGAGCCCAAAGCGAGTGCAAGACCGACATGCCAGAAGGCAGTGTCGACTTGGAGCTGAAGCTATGGCAGGGCTGA